atttatgttaattattttttaataaatttatgtcaGCCGATTATAGTCCATAATAATGGCTGTGACTCCCAAATGATGTCCGAAGAACAAAATCTCTGATATTTTAGTAAAGACCAACATTtagtttgtttgctttctaaaaaaattgtCGTAAAATACTTTAGAGATTTttggaaattattattattatatgtttaataattaaacttgCAGATAACGTTAAGGCCACTATTTTGACTGACGGACACATTGAGCAGCTTCCCAGCGGTAATAAACGTCTCAGTTTGCATCGCCTTAATGCAAATGTCAGCGTTGGCAGCGCTCGCGTCTTGGCCAATGGCATCTTCTCCGACCGCAATCTGAGTGAGTAACATTTGATACCGATAacataactttaattaatttttgattgatttttagATGCTATGATACTGAATTTGGTCAATGAGAATTTGCCGGAAATTACACGTGTTGGAATTCCCGCCACCCGTGAACAATGGGCGCCCATTTTGGTGGCGCACATCAACGAATTCTTCGCCCCAGTTCCTATAGAGAAACTTCTCCTTCAGTAATATGCGCTCAAAGCCtaacatttatttgcattttatggatagttagttattaattattatatacgaattatcaattattattaatgctgCTTCCAAATAGTTAACCTGCTTCACAAACTATCACTtcaacaaagcaaaagcaaaaagaaaatgaaatttatatttatttatgtaattcaCTCAGAGAGCATCTTGATGTTaaagtatttcaaaattattaaatttgattaattcatTTGTTAATCTTTAATTCATTTGCGGGAT
The Drosophila innubila isolate TH190305 unplaced genomic scaffold, UK_Dinn_1.0 64_U_U, whole genome shotgun sequence genome window above contains:
- the LOC117793267 gene encoding uncharacterized protein LOC117793267, giving the protein RFLEIIIIICLIIKLADNVKATILTDGHIEQLPSGNKRLSLHRLNANVSVGSARVLANGIFSDRNLNAMILNLVNENLPEITRVGIPATREQWAPILVAHINEFFAPVPIEKLLLQ